In a genomic window of Rhinoderma darwinii isolate aRhiDar2 chromosome 10, aRhiDar2.hap1, whole genome shotgun sequence:
- the LOC142662537 gene encoding UDP-GlcNAc:betaGal beta-1,3-N-acetylglucosaminyltransferase 7-like produces the protein MHFLEIWFLQPCYVDLYHLSLSHRRQRGRRVPNNSGSCPITTSTMECLFKRRRVLKTCITVSLLFATLVTIHKLKLVEDGTKGSLAFHTRIMHEWLQPDNGSSRRNSEGTTSNSGGGISVGLSLPPPRWDVNKSRCPENTGLRRQTWFKHVDPRFHQFILRKHCRYFPLLLNHPEKCQGEVHLLIVVKSIIEQHDRREAVRKTWGKEKEVDGKVIKTLFLLGTTSAGKDHRNLQKLIEQENQIYGDILQWDFMDTFFNLTLKEVNFLKWFHIYCPNVEFIFKGDDDIFVNTANILDYLTFKKEDPLLPSLFVGDIISRAAPIRNKQSKYYIPKELYDKPYPVYAGGGGFLMASALARKLFVASEKIQLFPIDDVFLGMCLKAIGVEPKLHPGFRTFGISKKRSSAMNRDPCFYKSLLVVHKLSSEDLLKMWNVVQNEKIVCGKRVNI, from the coding sequence ATGCATTTTCTGGAGATCTGGTTCTTGCAGCCATGCTATGTAGACCTTTATCATTTATCTCTCAGCCATAGAAGACAACGGGGCAGGAGGGTTCCCAACAACAGTGGATCGTGTCCCATCACAACCTCAACCATGGAGTGCCTGTTCAAAAGGAGGAGAGTGCTGAAAACCTGCATAACCGTGTCCCTACTTTTTGCCACCCTGGTCACCATCCATAAATTGAAACTGGTCGAGGATGGAACAAAGGGAAGCTTGGCATTCCATACCAGAATCATGCATGAGTGGTTGCAACCAGACAATGGTTCCTCCAGGAGGAACAGTGAAGGAACAACTAGCAATTCTGGTGGTGGCATCTCAGTAGGGTTGAGCTTGCCTCCTCCAAGGTGGGACGTTAATAAGAGTAGATGTCCTGAAAACACTGGTCTACGAAGACAAACTTGGTTCAAACATGTGGATCCTAGATTTCATCAGTTTATCCTGCGCAAGCATTGCAGGTATTTCCCTTTGTTGCTGAACCACCCGGAGAAATGCCAAGGAGAAGTCCACCTGCTCATAGTGGTGAAGTCTATCATTGAGCAACATGATCGGAGAGAAGCCGTGAGGAAGACATGGGGCAAGGAGAAAGAAGTGGATGGGAAGGTAATCAAGACTTTGTTCCTTCTTGGAACTACATCCGCAGGTaaagaccacaggaacctccagaaACTTATCGAGCAGGAGAACCAGATTTATGGGGACATTCTACAGTGGGATTTCATGGACACCTTTTTTAACTTGACTCTTAAAGAAGTTAACTTCTTAAAATGGTTCCACATCTATTGCCCAAATGTTGAGTTTATTTTTAAAGGTGACGACGATATTTTTGTGAACACTGCGAATATATTGGATTACTTGACCTTCAAAAAGGAAGACCCTCTTCTGCCGAGCTTGTTTGTAGGAGACATTATTTCCAGAGCGGCTCCAATTAGGAATAAGCAAAGTAAATATTATATCCCCAAAGAGTTGTACGACAAACCCTATCCGGTCTACGCTGGTGGAGGTGGCTTCTTAATGGCATCCGCTCTAGCCAGAAAATTGTTTGTAGCTTCTGAGAAGATCCAGTTGTTTCCCATTGACGATGTGTTTTTGGGAATGTGCCTTAAGGCCATAGGTGTGGAACCCAAGTTGCATCCAGGATTTAGGACATTCGGGATAAGCAAAAAGAGATCAAGTGCAATGAACAGAGACCCGTGTTTCTATAAGAGCTTGCTGGTGGTCCACAAGTTGAGCTCGGAAGACCTCCTCAAAATGTGGAATGTTGTCCAGAATGAAAAAATTGTCTGTGGTAAAAgggttaatatttaa